The Streptomyces pratensis genomic interval GTTGCTTAAGTGGTTTGCATGACTGCCAACGCTCCTCTCCGCGTCGGGCTCGTCGGCTACGGCCTGGCGGGTTCCGTCTTCCACGCCCCGCTGGTCTCCGCGACCGAGGGCCTTGTCCTCGACACGGTCGTCACGTCGAACGAGGAGCGGCGGGCGCAGGCGCGCGCCGAGTTCCCCGGTGTGCGTCTGGCCTCGTCGCCCGACGAGCTGTGGCCGCGCGCGGACGAGCTGGACCTGATCGTGATCGCGTCGCCGAACAAGACCCACGTCCCGCTCGCGAGGGCGGCCCTGGAGGCGGGGCTTCCGGTGGTCGTGGACAAGCCGCTCGCCGGCACGGCCGCCGAGGCCCGCGAGCTGGCCGCGCTGGCCGCCGAGCGGGGCCTGCTGCTCTCGGTCTTCCAGAACCGCCGCTGGGACAACGACTTCCTGACGCTGGCCGGCCTGATCGAGGAGGGCGAGCTCGGTGAGGTGCAGCGCTTCGAGTCCCGCTTCGAGCGGTGGCGTCCGCAGCTGAAGGGCGGCTGGCGCGAGTCGGGTGACCCGGAGGAGATCGGCGGGCTGCTGTACGACCTGGGCAGCCACGTGGTCGACCAGGCACTCACCCTCTTCGGGCCCGCGGTGCAGGTGTACGCGGAGTCCGACGTACGCCGCCCGGGTGCGGCGGCCGACGACGACACGTTCATCGCGATCACGCACGTCAACGGGGTGCGCTCGCATCTGTACGCGAGCGCCACCACGGCGCAGCTCGGTCCCCGTTTCCGGGTGCTCGGCTCGAAGGCGGGCTACGTGAAGTACGGCCTGGACCCGCAGGAGGCGGCCCTTCGTGAGGGCGCGCGCCCGGCGCCCGGCACGCCGTGGGGCGAGGAGCCGGAGGAGCTGTGGGGCCGGGTCGGCTCCGGGGAGTCCCCGCTGACCGGCGGCGGCGACCCGGTCCGCACGCTGCCGGGTGACTATCCCGCGTACTACGCGGGCGTGGCCTCCGCACTGCGCGGCGAGGGCGAGAACCCGGTGACGGCGCTGCAGGCCGCCGCCGCGCTGGATGTCCTGGAAGCGGCGAGGCGCTCGGCCCGTGAGGGCGTGTCCGTGACCCTTCTTCCCCACCACGACGAGGAGAAGCACTGATGAGCACCGGCGTTCCGACCATTTCCGAGCTGATCGCGCAGGAGCGGCGTCTGACGCTGCCGCGGTTCGGCTACGACGACGCGTACGCCCTGGGCGGCCTGCTGGTCGCGCTGGCGCGCGAGCGGCACGCCCCCGTCGCGATCGACATCCGGCGGGGCGGCCAGCAGCTGTTCCATGCCGCCCTGCCGGGTTCGAGCGCGGACAACGACGCCTGGATCGACCGCAAGCGGAAGGTGGTGGAGCGGTACGGGGAGAGCTCCTACCTGGTCGGTACGCGTTTCCGGGCCAAGGGCACCACGTTCGAGGAGTCCTCGCGGCTGGACCTGGACACGTATGCCGCGCACGGCGGCTCGTTCCCGATCGCCGTGGAGGGTGCGGGGGTGATCGGCTCGGTCACGGTGTCGGGTCTGCCGCAGGCCGAGGACCACGCCCTGGTGGTGGAGGCCTTGGAGCAGTTCACCTCGCGCCCCCGGGACTGACGACAGCCTCCCCAGGACTGACGACAGGCTCCCCGGTCCCGACGGCCGCGTCCGCCGGGACCGGCGACGGGGCGGTCGTGGCCTGCGGCCGCGTCCGCGCGGGGACCGGGGGCAGGGCGGTCGTCACCGACGTCGACAGGGCTGCGGCCGCCGGGTGGTCCCGGCGGCCGCGCCGTGCCTACGCGTCCTTGAGCTCCTGGCGCTGCCGCCCCAGTCCCGTGATCTCCAGCTCCACCACGTCACCGGCGCGGAGGTACGGCTTCGGCTCGGGCCGGCCCATGGCCACCCCTGCCGGGGTGCCGGTGTTGATGACGTCGCCCGGGTAGAGCGTCATGAAGTGGCTCAGGTAGCGCACGACCTCGCCGACGGGGAAGATCTGCCGGGCCGTCGTGCCGTCCTGCTTCAGTTCGCCGTTGACCCACAGCTTCAGCCCCAGCGCCTGCGGGTCGGGCACCTCGTCCGCGGTGACGAGCCAGGGGCCCAGCGGGTTGAAGGTCTCGCAGTTCTTGCCCTTGTCCCAGGTGCCGCCGCGCTCGATCTGGAACTCCCGCTCGGAGACGTCGTGGGAGGTCGCGTATCCGGCGACGTGTCCGAGTGCCTCCTCGGCGGAGTCCAGGTAGCGGGCGGTGCGGCCGATCACGACGGCGAGCTCGACCTCCCAGTCGGTCTTCCGGCTGCGGCGCGGCACGAGCACGGTGTCCTCGGGGCCGACGACGGTGTCGGGAGCCTTGAAGAACAGGATCGGCTCGTCCGGGATCGCCGCTCCGGTCTCGGCTGCGTGGTCGTGGTAGTTCAGCCCGATGCACACGATCTTGCCGATCCGGCCGAGTGGCGGCCCGACCCGCAGGCCGTCCGCGTCGAGCGGGGGCAGGACGTCGGGCGTCTGGGCGGCTTCCCGTACCCGGTCCAGAGCGGAGGCATCGGCGAGGAGCTCGCCGTCGATGTCGGTGACGAGGCCCGAAAGGTCACGCAAGGTCCCGTTACGGTCAAGCAGTGCGGGGCGTTCCGAGCCCGCCGTACCCACTCGAAGAAGCTTCAACGGTCCATCTCCCCTTGGTCGAGATCGAGCCCGTCGGTGGGTTGCGGCCAGCGAAAGGCTTGGCTGATCCTCCAAGACATCCGATCACTCCGCAAGACCCTGTTCACTCACTGGACCCCGGACGCTCAGACCGCCGGCGCGACGGCGGCCTCGGCCGCCGGGGTCTCCCGGTAGAGGTAGGCGCGCTCGACGGCGGTCCAGGTGGTGCTCGTGACGATGTACAGAGCGGCGGCGAGCGGTACGAAGGCCACGGAGAAGAGGGTCAGGAAGGACATCAGCGGCATGACCTTCGTCATGGCTCCCATGCCGGGTACGGGCTGTCCGTCCGGGCCGGTGGCCGGTGTCATGGGGTTCGCGGCCATCTGCCGCTTGGTGCGGCCGTAGTTGAAGGTCGCGACGGCGACGACGACCAGGAAGAGAGCGAGGTAGACGAGGCCCTGCTCACCGAAGGGACCGCCGTCGGCCAGAGCGTCGTGCCAGCGCTCGCCGAGCGGGGCGCCGAAGAGTTCGTGACCGAGCAGCGAGTTGGGGTCCCCACCGATCTTCTGGCTGGAGAAGAGGTGGTACAGCAGGAAGAAGGCGGGCATCTGGAGCAGGCTCGGCAGGCAGCCGGAGAAGGGTGAGACCTTCTCCTTCGCGTGAAGCTCCATGAGCGCCTTCTGCATCCGGTCGGGGTTCTTGGCGTGCTTCTTGCGCAGCTCGGCGATCTGCGGCTGGAGCTTGGTGCGGGCCTTCTGCCCGCGCGCCGCCGCCCGCGAGAGGGGGTGGACGGCGAGCCGTACGAGGGCGGTGAAGAGGACGATCGCGGCAGCGGTGGAGGCGTGCTGGAAGAGCGGCTGGAGCAGGTCGGCGAATGCGCCGACCAGGCTCGCGAAGGCGGACATGAAAGCGGACATGGGTGAGCCCTCCGGGGGTCTCGTCGTGCCGGGGAGTCAGGAACTCGGCAGGACGACCCGCGCGGAAGGTCGTGGAAGGTGCGCCTTCTACGCGGCCGTCAGGAGGGCGGCCCCGGGCGCTCGGGGCCTGGTGCGTCCCCTGGCGTCGGGGTCACGCTGCGGTAGGAACGCGGTGCGCTTCTCACGGTCGCGCATGGCGGTGCGCACTCTCGTACGGGGTACGGGGGCGGCGCAGCGGGCGCTGATGACGGAGCAGACGAGGAGCGCCGAGCCGGCGGCCGCGGTGGCGGCGAGCGCGACGGCGGCGGAGAAGCTGCCGCCTTCGGCGAGGAGGACTTCGGTGAGGAACAGGACGAGGAAGGCGGCGGGGCGGAAGAGGCGGACGACCGCACGGCGTACACGGTTCATGTCGTCGTTCATCGGCCCTCCCTCTTCGCTTCGTGCCGGTTCGTGTCCTTCAGCCGTTATACACGATCGGTGTCCAGCGGCTGAAGGAGCCGCCGGGGGGCGAGCAGGGCGCGGCTGACGTGGTCGTCGGGCTCGGGGTCGAGCCCGGTGCCGGGCCGCATCTCCACGTCCTCCAGCGGTACGCCGATGTTGCCGCAGGCCGTGCACCGGCCGTACGCCCCGAGTTCGGTGCCGCACGTGGCGTGGAAGAAGAAGCGCATGGGAGCGGCCGACGGCGTGTGGCCGCCCGCCTGCGGGAGCGCCGGGTGTTCGCCGCTCCGCCGTCCGGCCTTCATCAGCGCTCCGGCCCGCGCCCTCTCACCTCACGCCCGTCCCGCAGTACCGTGTGGTTCATGCGCCCCGACACGCCTGCCGACCACATCACCGAAGCCGAGCGCCTGCTGCGCACCGCGGCGCAGTACCCCGAGGACCACGAACCGCTGTTCCTCCAGGCCGCGGCCCACCTGGAGCTCGCCGGCGAGCGCGCCCGCGCGAGCACCCTCTACGACGAGCTGCTCGGCTCCGCCGGCACCGAGGTCGAGCACCCGCACCTGGTCAAAGCGCTCAAGGCGGCCAACCTGTGGGAGTACGGCCACGAGGCGGAGGCCCGCGCGATCATCGACGGCATCCGCGTCGCGGGCCCGCTCGAAGCGGCGCCGTGGGAGATCGCCGCGGAGACGCTCGAAGCGCACGACGAGCTGGAGGCGGCCCACGACTTCTTCTCGACCGCGCTGACCCTGCTCATCGCACCCGGCGAGGACGTCGCCTACGCCACCCAGTCGCTCCTGATCGGGCGGCACCGGGTGCGCAGGCTGATGGGCGTCGGCCACGACGCGTGGGACGAGCTCGCCGACACGCTGCACACGGCCGCCGTCCCCCTCGACGAGCTGCACGACCCGAAGCGCCTGTGGGCGCTCGGCTCCTCGGACCCGGGCGAGCTCCAGGCGGAGATCACCCGGCTCCGCGCCGAACTGGGCACCTACCGCAGTGCGTTGTCCCGCCCCTTCCCCGTCGCGGTGCTGCACTGGCCCGAGGGCGAGCTGCGCGAACTCCTCGCCGCCTACCCGGAGTTGAGCCAGGAGTACATCTCGCACGAGGACCATCTGGCGCGCCTGGAGGCGGCGCTGCGCGACCTCCACGCGACGGGTACGCCGAATCTCGGCATCGTGACGGGCACCGTCCCCTCCTACGAGGCGTTCGCGGCGTCCGAGGCCGCCTCCCCGTCCGACCCCGACCTGCTCCCCCAGTACGCCACGACACTGGCCGCCCGCGGACGCGCCGTCCCGTGGCCTCCGGCGCGCAGCGCGGCGTGCTGGTGCGGCTCGGAGCGTTCGTACCGCGAGTGCCACGGCGCGGGCTGAGAGGGCGGCGCCCGCCCGCCTGAAAGGAGCCGCTCGTCCTCCCTTGCCGGCGGACACGCCCCGGACTGCTCGCCGGCGAACACCTCCCGGACTACCTGCCGGCGAACGCGTCCCGGAGCGCCTTGTCCAGCCTGTCGGCGGCCTCGGCCGTCTCGGGCCTCTTCACCTTCAGCAGCGCGTGCACATGGGACTGCAGTACCTGGGTGAACGCGCCGTAGTACGGGGTGCGCGGCCGCTGCACCGCCTCGGTCAGTGCCGTTTCGAGGATCTTGATGTACGCGGCACGCGCATTCGGCCCCTGCCCCTTCGGTGTGCCCTCCCCCGGGGCCGCCGCCTTCGGCGCGTCCCCGGCGGGCCGTAGCGCGGCGGCGACGCGGGGCCAGCAAGGCTTCGCGGCGGGGCCGTACACGGAGGTCCGCGTCGCCGCGAAGCCCGCGTCGAGCAGACAGCGCTCGCTCTCCCGTGAGGTCAGGAAGGTGATGAGCGCGCGGGCGTCGTCGGCGCGGGGCGAGTCGGCGGTCACGGCGAGGTTCTGCCCGCCGAGCACGGCCTTCCCCGGCAGCCGGCCCACGGCGTACTCCTTCTCGTCCATCAGCCCGCCCAAGGCCCCGTACGCGTAAGGCCAGTGGCGCAGGAACACGGCGCGGCCCTCGGCGAAGTCGGTGAGGGACGCCGTCTCGTCGGAGTCCGTCGCGGCGGGCTGGACCTGGCCCTCGTCGACGCGGTCGAGGAGCTCGTCGAGCCCTTCCTTCAGCTGCTCGGCGCTGGAGCGGTACTCCCCTTCGCCGTCGGTGAGCTCGACGCCGGCGTCGGCGAACGCCTCGACGGTGTTGACGGTCAGCCCCTCGTACTTCTTCAGCTGCGTGGTCCATCCCGCCAGATCGCCGGGCCGCACCGGATTGAGGCGCATCGTCCCGACCGATGAGGTGAGCCGGTCCCATGTCCAGTTGCCGTTGGGCCGGTTCTCCGCCTCGATGGGCTTCAGGAGGTCGGGCCGGTAGTAGAGAAGCCCCACGTCGGAGTTGAACGGCCTGGCGTAGGAGCGGTCCTTCCAGACGGTGGTGGCGTGGACCTGCCCGATGAAGTCGGCGTCGTCGGCACCGGCGTCCGCGGCGCCGGTATCCGTGCCCGGCATGGGGCTGATGAGCCCGGCCTCGGCGAATTCGGGTATCCAGGTGATGTCCAGGTTCACCACGTCGTAGCGGGCACTGCCGGACTGGAGGGCGCCGAGGAGCTGGCTGCGCTGCTGGTCGGCGCCGCCCGGCAGCTCGACGAGCTTGGCCTGCTGGTCCTCCGACCCGGCGTGCCGGCGGTTCCATTCCTCGATGAGCTGCTGCCGTACGCTGCCGGAGCCGGTGACGTCGAGCCCGCTGGCGACGACGATGGGGCCCTGGGCCGCCTCCTCCTGTCCGGACTGCCGCGGGTCCTCGGGCCCTCCCGTGCAGGCGGCGGAGGCGAGCGCGAGCAGACAGCCGAGGGCGACGGCGGTCCTGGCCCTGCCGCGCCCGGTGCGCCGGCCGCCGGGGTTCATTCCGCGTCTCCCGTGCCGGTCTTGGCGACCTCTGCCGCCAGTCCGACCGCGATGTCGTCGGCGGGGTCCAGGCAGCGTCCGGCACTCGCCTCGGCAAGCCGGTCGCCGAACCGGCCGGGTGCGCAGGCCCCGTTCTGCAGCGACACCGTCACGATCCTCACGTGCGGCTTCCGGCCCGCGTCCGCGACCAGCTCCTCCTGTTCCTCATCGGTGACCGCCTCGAAGTCCTCACCATCGGTGACCAGGACGAGGAGCTGCGGCTGTTCCAGGTCGGCGGGGTCGTCGCGCAGGGTCCCGAGGGCCGTGGCCAGCCCTTCCGCGATGCGCGCGTCGAAAGCGGCGGCCTTCGCCCCGGTCACGGCCTTCCGGGCACCGGCCGTGCGGTTCGGCCCGAACTCCACGAGGTCGGCGGCCGTCTTCCCCTCGCCGACAGCCGTCGTCCGGACCCCGAACGAGTCCCGGGCGCTCAGGGAACTCATCGAGCGGGCGACCAGTTCCTTGATGCCGCCGGTACCGTCCCAGACCCGCTTGGACACCGCCGAGGTCGAGTTGTCGAGGAGGTAGAGCACCCGGCCCGGCCCGAGCGCCTTCCGGTAGCGGCTCAGGGTGTCGCTCAGCGACGCGGAGTCGCCGGTGCCCTCGCCGGTCGCCGGGATCCGTTCGCGGACGGCCGTCGCGTTGTCCTCGGACCGCAGCACCGAGTCCTCCTCGGGCGTGGCCGGGCCGCCGCCCTTCCCGACGCCCCGGAAACCGTCGTCGGTGAAGCACTTCTGCGCGTCCGGGTCCGTGGTCAGCCAGTCGTGGAAGTCATCGACCGCCGCCCTGCGGGCGACGGCGTCCCGGTCGGCCCCGTCCCATGTGACCCGGACGAAGGGAAGGTCCAGCATCGGCACGTCGGAGGGGTAGTACGCCACGCGGTGCTTCAGTGCCTCCGTCGCACAGTCGGGCCGGCCGGCCACGCCCGCCGACAGGTTGAACTGCGCCAGGGTCTGCTCCGGGACGAGGACCGCAGCGCGGTCCTCCAGGGTGCTCAGCGTCCCGTCGGCCAGTGCGCACATCAGGCCCCGCGCGCTGGTGGGCATGGGCCGCAGCACCTGGGCCATGCCCTGCTCGACCGTGGACACGCGCTCGGAGTCCGATGAGGCGTAGAGCGCGTCGGTGGCCAGCAGAGCGCCTTCGGTGGCCTCGGGGTCGGGGCGCAGGATCTCGACGTCCTGGACGCCCGTGAGACCTGAGACGATCGCGTCGAGGGGGTCGTCGGTCTGCAAGGACTGCGCGAGCGACAGGGTGTCCGGCACGCCGAGGACCATCGGCGTGTAGGCGATCGAGCCCAGCCGGTCGAGGTCCACGACACTCTTTCCGGTTTCCACGGCACTCTTTCCCGTGTCGGCGGCGGTCTCGCCGGCCCCGGCCGCCGCAGAGGCGGTGCCACCGCTCGTCCCGTCGGCCGTCGCCCGCTGCCAGGCGCTGCCCGCGGCCGGGATCCAGATGTCCGGCTGTGCGCCGACGTCCCGCTGGGGGCGCAGGCAGTCCCCGGAGGCAGGGCAGGCGGCGGGCGGTTCCTGCCACAGCGAGGAGGACCGGAATGCCGCCACGGCGTCGGTGGCCTTGGCGTCGTACACATTGATGCCGACGGTCCGGCAGCCGTCACCGTCCCGTTCGCGATAGGCGTCGGCGGCCTTCTGCACGGTGGACCGCAGATCGGGGTCCGTGAGCACGCGCAGCTCCATGGGCGATTCGCAGTCACCGCCCGGGGGCCTCAGGAGCAACCACACCCCGACCCCGGCAAGGGCGACGACGCCCGCCACGATCATTGTGGTCGTACGTTTCATGCGCCGGAGCAGGGCCGGAGGCAAGCGGCGCGGCACGGCCGTCCCGCGTCTCCTCCTCGCCGTGACCGCAGTCTGCGGGACGTCCGTCGGAGGCGCCGGTACCGGGGAAGGCGAGTGGGACCGGGCCGGGGAGGGCGGGCTCGGTGGAACCGGGGCAGGCGCGGGCTCCGAAGGCTCCGCGTCCGCCGCGCCTGCGAGGACCACGTCGTCGCCGTGGCGCAGCTCGTCCGGGATCCAGGGGTGCCCGTCGACGGCCTTGAGCGGCGCCATCGCCCGGCGTATCCCTGTGACGACCCGGGTGAAGGTGACGGGCTCCCCCTCACCCGTGGTCAGCAGCCGGTGGAGGGCGGCCGTGAACTCCGTACCGGTGCCGGGGTCGCCTGGGGGGATCTCCACCCCCGGTTCCGCCGCGGTGAGCAGGGCGAAGTTCTGTCCGGCGGCCGGGCTGAAGGACGCGAGGGCGTTGCCGGCGAAACAGCAGTCGAGGATCACGACGACCCAGTCGGCCCGGGAATTGCGCAGCTCGGGCATGACGTCGTCGCGCCAGGACAAGGTGTCGACGAAAGGGTGGCTCTTGTCCCTGGTCACCCGTGAGTCGGTGAACATCAGGTTGAGGTCGCTGCCGTCAGGGCGCACGATGCCGTGCCCGGCGAAGTAGACGACCAGCAGCCCGTCCACCTCGTCCCGGGCCGAGTTCAGTGCGGCACGCACCCGTAGCGGGGAGACGGTGGCCGACGGGCCGCCCTGTTCGGGGACGACGACGAGGTCCTCGGGGCGCATCGCCCCGGTGGCCCCGTCGGTCAGGGCCTCGCGCATGAGGCGGAGATTCGTCGCGACGGCCGGAAGGTCGTTCCGGGCGCCCGTGTAGTGCTCCACCCCGATGAGCACGGCTCTGTGCCGCTTGGCCCTGTTCTCCTCGCCGCGCGCGTCGTACGGCGGCACCGCTGCTAGACCTCTCCGGACTCGTCGCCGCCCGTTCCGTTGATCCCGCCGGACTCGGGCCCCGCGTCCGGGCCCCCGTCCCGGCCGGCGCCCGGTCCGGTGTCACGGTCGGTGTCGCGCCGCAGGTCGGAACCCGGGCCTTCGAGCGGTCCTTCGAGCGTGACGCGGGGTGTCTCCTCGGGATCGGC includes:
- a CDS encoding Gfo/Idh/MocA family oxidoreductase, with translation MTANAPLRVGLVGYGLAGSVFHAPLVSATEGLVLDTVVTSNEERRAQARAEFPGVRLASSPDELWPRADELDLIVIASPNKTHVPLARAALEAGLPVVVDKPLAGTAAEARELAALAAERGLLLSVFQNRRWDNDFLTLAGLIEEGELGEVQRFESRFERWRPQLKGGWRESGDPEEIGGLLYDLGSHVVDQALTLFGPAVQVYAESDVRRPGAAADDDTFIAITHVNGVRSHLYASATTAQLGPRFRVLGSKAGYVKYGLDPQEAALREGARPAPGTPWGEEPEELWGRVGSGESPLTGGGDPVRTLPGDYPAYYAGVASALRGEGENPVTALQAAAALDVLEAARRSAREGVSVTLLPHHDEEKH
- a CDS encoding heme-degrading domain-containing protein encodes the protein MSTGVPTISELIAQERRLTLPRFGYDDAYALGGLLVALARERHAPVAIDIRRGGQQLFHAALPGSSADNDAWIDRKRKVVERYGESSYLVGTRFRAKGTTFEESSRLDLDTYAAHGGSFPIAVEGAGVIGSVTVSGLPQAEDHALVVEALEQFTSRPRD
- a CDS encoding fumarylacetoacetate hydrolase family protein; protein product: MKLLRVGTAGSERPALLDRNGTLRDLSGLVTDIDGELLADASALDRVREAAQTPDVLPPLDADGLRVGPPLGRIGKIVCIGLNYHDHAAETGAAIPDEPILFFKAPDTVVGPEDTVLVPRRSRKTDWEVELAVVIGRTARYLDSAEEALGHVAGYATSHDVSEREFQIERGGTWDKGKNCETFNPLGPWLVTADEVPDPQALGLKLWVNGELKQDGTTARQIFPVGEVVRYLSHFMTLYPGDVINTGTPAGVAMGRPEPKPYLRAGDVVELEITGLGRQRQELKDA
- a CDS encoding YidC/Oxa1 family membrane protein insertase; translated protein: MSAFMSAFASLVGAFADLLQPLFQHASTAAAIVLFTALVRLAVHPLSRAAARGQKARTKLQPQIAELRKKHAKNPDRMQKALMELHAKEKVSPFSGCLPSLLQMPAFFLLYHLFSSQKIGGDPNSLLGHELFGAPLGERWHDALADGGPFGEQGLVYLALFLVVVAVATFNYGRTKRQMAANPMTPATGPDGQPVPGMGAMTKVMPLMSFLTLFSVAFVPLAAALYIVTSTTWTAVERAYLYRETPAAEAAVAPAV
- a CDS encoding DUF6412 domain-containing protein, which translates into the protein MNDDMNRVRRAVVRLFRPAAFLVLFLTEVLLAEGGSFSAAVALAATAAAGSALLVCSVISARCAAPVPRTRVRTAMRDREKRTAFLPQRDPDARGRTRPRAPGAALLTAA
- a CDS encoding SEC-C domain-containing protein; the encoded protein is MRPDTPADHITEAERLLRTAAQYPEDHEPLFLQAAAHLELAGERARASTLYDELLGSAGTEVEHPHLVKALKAANLWEYGHEAEARAIIDGIRVAGPLEAAPWEIAAETLEAHDELEAAHDFFSTALTLLIAPGEDVAYATQSLLIGRHRVRRLMGVGHDAWDELADTLHTAAVPLDELHDPKRLWALGSSDPGELQAEITRLRAELGTYRSALSRPFPVAVLHWPEGELRELLAAYPELSQEYISHEDHLARLEAALRDLHATGTPNLGIVTGTVPSYEAFAASEAASPSDPDLLPQYATTLAARGRAVPWPPARSAACWCGSERSYRECHGAG
- a CDS encoding extracellular solute-binding protein; amino-acid sequence: MNPGGRRTGRGRARTAVALGCLLALASAACTGGPEDPRQSGQEEAAQGPIVVASGLDVTGSGSVRQQLIEEWNRRHAGSEDQQAKLVELPGGADQQRSQLLGALQSGSARYDVVNLDITWIPEFAEAGLISPMPGTDTGAADAGADDADFIGQVHATTVWKDRSYARPFNSDVGLLYYRPDLLKPIEAENRPNGNWTWDRLTSSVGTMRLNPVRPGDLAGWTTQLKKYEGLTVNTVEAFADAGVELTDGEGEYRSSAEQLKEGLDELLDRVDEGQVQPAATDSDETASLTDFAEGRAVFLRHWPYAYGALGGLMDEKEYAVGRLPGKAVLGGQNLAVTADSPRADDARALITFLTSRESERCLLDAGFAATRTSVYGPAAKPCWPRVAAALRPAGDAPKAAAPGEGTPKGQGPNARAAYIKILETALTEAVQRPRTPYYGAFTQVLQSHVHALLKVKRPETAEAADRLDKALRDAFAGR
- a CDS encoding caspase family protein, with amino-acid sequence MPPYDARGEENRAKRHRAVLIGVEHYTGARNDLPAVATNLRLMREALTDGATGAMRPEDLVVVPEQGGPSATVSPLRVRAALNSARDEVDGLLVVYFAGHGIVRPDGSDLNLMFTDSRVTRDKSHPFVDTLSWRDDVMPELRNSRADWVVVILDCCFAGNALASFSPAAGQNFALLTAAEPGVEIPPGDPGTGTEFTAALHRLLTTGEGEPVTFTRVVTGIRRAMAPLKAVDGHPWIPDELRHGDDVVLAGAADAEPSEPAPAPVPPSPPSPARSHSPSPVPAPPTDVPQTAVTARRRRGTAVPRRLPPALLRRMKRTTTMIVAGVVALAGVGVWLLLRPPGGDCESPMELRVLTDPDLRSTVQKAADAYRERDGDGCRTVGINVYDAKATDAVAAFRSSSLWQEPPAACPASGDCLRPQRDVGAQPDIWIPAAGSAWQRATADGTSGGTASAAAGAGETAADTGKSAVETGKSVVDLDRLGSIAYTPMVLGVPDTLSLAQSLQTDDPLDAIVSGLTGVQDVEILRPDPEATEGALLATDALYASSDSERVSTVEQGMAQVLRPMPTSARGLMCALADGTLSTLEDRAAVLVPEQTLAQFNLSAGVAGRPDCATEALKHRVAYYPSDVPMLDLPFVRVTWDGADRDAVARRAAVDDFHDWLTTDPDAQKCFTDDGFRGVGKGGGPATPEEDSVLRSEDNATAVRERIPATGEGTGDSASLSDTLSRYRKALGPGRVLYLLDNSTSAVSKRVWDGTGGIKELVARSMSSLSARDSFGVRTTAVGEGKTAADLVEFGPNRTAGARKAVTGAKAAAFDARIAEGLATALGTLRDDPADLEQPQLLVLVTDGEDFEAVTDEEQEELVADAGRKPHVRIVTVSLQNGACAPGRFGDRLAEASAGRCLDPADDIAVGLAAEVAKTGTGDAE